One part of the Dyadobacter sp. 676 genome encodes these proteins:
- a CDS encoding BlaI/MecI/CopY family transcriptional regulator — translation MKDKGSKNQSSPEPTRSELEILQVLWEFGPSTARFVNDHLNEHKRKVIYMSTLKLMQIMVEKGLLKKDESQLKHIYSPAQEESKTKSFLLDRVVDTLFNGSAGKLMMQLLGDKEMSEKEWEVFSEVIRKIDQKQ, via the coding sequence ATGAAAGATAAAGGCAGTAAAAATCAGTCATCACCAGAGCCCACCAGATCGGAACTGGAAATTCTTCAGGTACTGTGGGAGTTCGGCCCGTCCACGGCCCGTTTTGTCAACGACCATCTCAATGAACATAAGCGGAAGGTCATTTATATGTCTACGCTGAAATTAATGCAAATCATGGTCGAGAAGGGGCTTTTGAAAAAGGACGAAAGCCAGTTGAAGCACATTTATAGTCCGGCGCAGGAAGAGAGCAAAACAAAAAGTTTTTTGCTTGATAGAGTAGTGGATACCCTTTTCAATGGCTCGGCCGGGAAACTGATGATGCAGCTTTTGGGTGACAAGGAAATGTCCGAAAAGGAATGGGAGGTGTTCAGCGAGGTGATCAGGAAAATAGATCAGAAACAATAA